The Streptomyces seoulensis genome contains a region encoding:
- a CDS encoding family 2 encapsulin nanocompartment cargo protein polyprenyl transferase — protein sequence MSEAVTSVPGGRESAAAPSDAVPRQRPAADDVPGGEVSGDGHEAAVLLERTRGVVDPELRAAIDSLPDQLRRIALYHFGWSHADGTPAAGNAGKAIRPALVLAAASALGGAEARAAAVRAAAAVELAHNFTLLHDDVMDRDTTRRHRPTAWTVFGEPDAILAGDALQALALRLLADDPHPASGRAAARLTECVIELCAGQQTDTSLEQRPPDEVTLDEVLVMAEAKTGALIGCACALGALYAGADDEVVAALDTFGRQAGLAFQLIDDVIGIWGDPRRTGKPAGADLAVRKKSLPVVAALTSGTPAAAGLATLYARPHTAGDSGDIARATAAVEQAGGRDWAQAEAADRMARAVQELARAVPAPEAAGGLLALAEFVTRRSS from the coding sequence ATGAGCGAGGCCGTGACGTCCGTGCCCGGAGGGCGCGAGTCGGCGGCGGCGCCGTCGGACGCCGTGCCGAGACAGCGGCCCGCGGCCGACGACGTGCCGGGGGGCGAGGTCTCGGGGGACGGCCATGAGGCGGCCGTCCTGCTGGAGCGCACCCGGGGTGTCGTGGACCCCGAACTGCGCGCCGCCATCGACTCGTTGCCCGACCAACTGCGCCGGATCGCGCTCTACCACTTCGGCTGGAGCCACGCGGACGGCACCCCGGCCGCGGGCAACGCGGGCAAGGCGATCCGGCCCGCCCTCGTCCTCGCGGCGGCCTCCGCGCTGGGCGGCGCCGAGGCGCGGGCCGCGGCCGTGCGAGCCGCCGCGGCGGTCGAACTGGCCCACAACTTCACGCTGCTGCACGACGACGTGATGGACCGCGACACCACCCGCAGGCACCGGCCCACCGCCTGGACCGTGTTCGGCGAACCCGACGCGATCCTCGCCGGGGACGCCCTCCAGGCACTGGCCCTGCGGCTGCTCGCCGACGACCCGCATCCCGCCTCCGGCCGGGCGGCCGCCCGGCTCACCGAGTGCGTCATCGAGCTGTGCGCCGGCCAGCAGACCGACACGTCCCTGGAACAGCGCCCACCCGACGAGGTCACGCTCGACGAGGTGCTCGTCATGGCCGAGGCGAAGACCGGCGCGCTGATCGGCTGCGCCTGCGCCCTGGGCGCGCTGTACGCGGGCGCCGACGACGAGGTCGTCGCGGCGCTGGACACCTTCGGCCGGCAGGCCGGGCTGGCGTTCCAGCTCATCGACGACGTGATCGGCATATGGGGCGACCCCCGGCGCACGGGCAAGCCGGCCGGCGCCGACCTAGCCGTCCGCAAGAAGTCCCTGCCGGTGGTCGCCGCGCTCACCTCCGGCACCCCGGCGGCGGCCGGACTGGCCACGCTGTACGCCCGCCCGCACACGGCGGGGGACAGCGGCGACATCGCCCGCGCGACGGCCGCCGTGGAGCAGGCGGGCGGCCGCGACTGGGCCCAGGCGGAGGCGGCGGACCGCATGGCACGGGCGGTCCAGGAACTGGCCCGCGCGGTCCCCGCCCCGGAGGCGGCGGGC
- a CDS encoding family 2B encapsulin nanocompartment shell protein, translating into MSVGEEVRTEQGKPQQSLGTAAARNLATTTKSVPQMQEISSRWLLRNLPWVDVQGGTYRVNRRLTYAVGDGRITFVKTGDQVEVIPAELGELPALRSYEDEEVLTELARRCRQRDIAAGEVISSFGTRTEEVYLLAHGRVEKIGTGPYGDDAVLEVLADGAYFGEQTLLDPDAIWEYTARAATACTVLVLSRQDFEQVAERSDSLGEHVGRLRALPDQRTNKYGEKEVELAAGHSGEPDIPHTFVDYEARPREYELSIAQTVLRIHSRVADLYNQPMNQTEQQLRLTVEALKERQEHELVNNREFGLLHNCEYDQRLQPHDGVPGPDDLDELLSRRRGTKFLLAHPRAIAAIGRELNKRGLVPETIDVGGNRIPTWRGVPIYPCNKIPVTEARTTSIIAMRTGEADQGVIGLRQSGLPDEIEPSLSVRFMGINEQAVINYLVTAYYSAAVLVPDALGVLENVEIGRWR; encoded by the coding sequence ATGTCGGTAGGCGAAGAGGTCCGCACGGAACAGGGCAAGCCGCAGCAGTCCCTCGGCACGGCGGCCGCGCGGAACCTGGCCACCACGACCAAGTCCGTACCCCAGATGCAGGAGATCAGCTCCCGCTGGCTGCTGCGCAACCTGCCCTGGGTGGACGTCCAGGGCGGCACGTACCGGGTGAACCGGCGGCTGACGTACGCCGTCGGCGACGGCCGCATCACCTTCGTCAAGACCGGGGACCAGGTCGAGGTCATCCCGGCCGAGCTGGGTGAACTGCCCGCGCTGCGCTCGTACGAGGACGAGGAGGTGCTCACCGAGCTGGCCCGGCGGTGCCGCCAGCGCGACATCGCCGCGGGCGAGGTGATCAGCTCCTTCGGCACCCGCACGGAGGAGGTGTACCTGCTCGCCCACGGCCGGGTCGAGAAGATCGGCACGGGCCCGTACGGCGACGACGCGGTCCTCGAAGTCCTCGCCGACGGCGCCTACTTCGGTGAGCAGACGCTGCTCGACCCCGACGCCATCTGGGAGTACACCGCCCGCGCGGCCACCGCGTGCACGGTGCTCGTCCTCAGCCGTCAGGACTTCGAGCAGGTCGCCGAGCGGTCCGACTCCCTGGGCGAGCACGTCGGCCGGCTGCGCGCGCTCCCGGACCAGCGGACCAACAAGTACGGCGAGAAGGAGGTCGAGCTGGCGGCCGGCCACTCCGGCGAGCCCGACATCCCGCACACCTTCGTCGACTACGAGGCGCGTCCGCGCGAGTACGAACTCAGCATCGCCCAGACCGTGCTGCGCATCCACTCCCGCGTGGCCGACCTGTACAACCAGCCGATGAACCAGACCGAGCAGCAGTTGCGGCTCACGGTCGAGGCGCTGAAGGAGCGCCAGGAGCACGAGCTGGTCAACAACCGCGAGTTCGGCCTCCTGCACAACTGCGAGTACGACCAGCGCCTCCAGCCGCACGACGGCGTCCCCGGCCCGGACGACCTGGACGAGCTGCTCAGCCGCCGCCGGGGCACCAAGTTCCTGCTCGCCCACCCGCGCGCCATCGCGGCGATCGGGCGCGAGCTGAACAAGCGCGGGCTGGTCCCGGAGACCATCGACGTGGGCGGCAACCGCATCCCCACCTGGCGCGGTGTGCCGATCTACCCGTGCAACAAGATCCCGGTCACCGAGGCCCGCACCACCTCGATCATCGCCATGCGTACCGGCGAGGCCGACCAGGGCGTCATCGGCCTCAGGCAGTCCGGCCTCCCGGACGAGATCGAGCCCAGCCTGTCCGTCCGCTTCATGGGCATCAACGAACAGGCCGTCATCAACTACCTGGTGACCGCCTACTACTCGGCCGCCGTGCTCGTGCCGGACGCGCTGGGCGTGCTGGAGAACGTCGAGATCGGCCGGTGGCGGTGA
- a CDS encoding N-acetylmuramoyl-L-alanine amidase, which yields MSPPMSASGFLSALKAEGLKVVEVGSWRTHNRNHKGPWGPVHGIMIHHTVTSGSARTVELCREGYDDLPGPLCHGVITKDGKVHLVGYGRANHAGLGDDEVLRAVIAEKGLPTDNESNTDGNRYFYGFECENLGDGEDPWPEAQMEAIVRVSAAICRHHDWTERSVIGHREWQPGKVDPRGFTMASLRARVKERLKG from the coding sequence ATGTCCCCACCCATGTCCGCGAGCGGTTTTCTGAGCGCGCTGAAGGCGGAGGGCCTCAAGGTCGTGGAGGTCGGCAGTTGGCGGACCCACAACCGCAACCACAAGGGCCCCTGGGGTCCGGTCCACGGCATCATGATCCACCACACGGTGACGAGCGGCAGCGCCCGCACCGTGGAGCTGTGCCGCGAGGGCTACGACGACCTTCCGGGCCCGCTCTGCCACGGCGTGATCACCAAGGACGGCAAGGTCCACCTGGTCGGCTACGGCCGCGCCAACCACGCCGGTCTCGGTGACGACGAGGTGCTGCGGGCGGTCATCGCGGAGAAGGGGCTGCCCACCGACAACGAGTCCAACACCGACGGCAACCGGTACTTCTACGGTTTCGAGTGCGAGAACCTCGGCGACGGCGAGGACCCGTGGCCCGAGGCCCAGATGGAGGCGATCGTGCGGGTCTCCGCGGCGATCTGCCGCCACCACGACTGGACGGAACGTTCGGTCATCGGCCACCGGGAGTGGCAGCCGGGCAAGGTGGACCCGCGCGGGTTCACCATGGCCTCGCTGCGCGCGCGGGTCAAGGAGCGGCTGAAGGGATAG
- a CDS encoding 1-aminocyclopropane-1-carboxylate deaminase/D-cysteine desulfhydrase — protein MTSADPLAPALPSPLAEVRDDRFSRHGVRLLLKRDDLIHPELIGNKWRKLVPNIEAARGRALVTFGGAYSNHLRATAAAGRLLGLPTVGVVRGDELAGRPLNPSLARCAADGMRLHFVARSAYRRKGEPETLAAILRAARAEGAYVVPEGGSNAEAVRGCAALGKELRDRAEVVAVACGTGGTLAGLAAGLAPGQRALGVPVLKGGFLEAEVRALQEGAFGARTGDWGLEERFHFGGYARTTPELDAFAMDFEDRHGVPVERLYVAKLLYALTALAEEGALPRGTTVAAVVTGRPFPDRGL, from the coding sequence ATGACCAGCGCCGACCCCCTCGCCCCGGCACTTCCCTCCCCCCTCGCGGAGGTGCGGGACGACCGTTTCTCCCGGCACGGCGTGCGGCTGCTGCTCAAGCGGGACGATCTGATCCACCCGGAGCTGATCGGCAACAAGTGGCGCAAGCTCGTGCCGAACATCGAGGCGGCGCGGGGCCGGGCGCTGGTCACCTTCGGTGGCGCGTACTCCAACCATCTGCGCGCCACCGCGGCCGCCGGGCGGCTGCTCGGGCTGCCCACGGTCGGCGTGGTGCGCGGCGACGAACTGGCCGGGCGCCCGCTGAACCCCTCCCTGGCCAGGTGTGCGGCGGACGGCATGCGGCTGCACTTCGTGGCGCGGTCGGCGTACCGGCGCAAGGGCGAGCCGGAGACCCTGGCCGCGATCCTGCGCGCGGCCCGCGCGGAGGGCGCGTACGTGGTCCCCGAGGGCGGCAGCAACGCCGAGGCGGTGCGCGGCTGCGCGGCGCTGGGCAAGGAACTGCGGGACCGCGCGGAGGTCGTCGCGGTGGCCTGCGGCACCGGTGGCACGCTCGCCGGACTGGCCGCCGGCCTCGCGCCCGGACAGCGCGCGCTCGGCGTACCGGTGCTCAAGGGCGGCTTCCTGGAGGCCGAAGTACGCGCCCTGCAGGAGGGGGCGTTCGGCGCGCGCACCGGCGACTGGGGGCTGGAGGAGCGCTTCCACTTCGGCGGCTACGCCCGTACGACGCCGGAGCTGGACGCCTTCGCGATGGACTTCGAGGACCGGCACGGGGTGCCCGTGGAGCGGCTGTATGTCGCCAAGTTGCTGTACGCGCTCACCGCGCTGGCCGAGGAGGGCGCCCTCCCGCGCGGGACGACCGTGGCCGCGGTCGTCACCGGACGCCCGTTCCCGGACAGGGGACTTTAG
- a CDS encoding Na+/H+ antiporter, producing MDVMPLLLLVAGSAAVAGIARRGPVPAPLLLVGVGLVASYVPGVPDYTLDPEVVLPLLLPPLLYTSASDSSYLDLRAQVRPVALLSVGYVLFATVVVGWVAHLIIPGLPLTAALVLGAVVAPPDAVAATAVARRLGLPSRITTILQGESLLNDATAITAYKVALAAAIGEGATWAGGLLEFLIAAVGGVGVGLVLMAPLHWLRTHLREPLLLNTLSLLIPFVAYSVAEQFHASGVLAVVVVALYLGHRAWEVDFATRLQEEAVWKMVAFILESAVFALIGLQLRVVVEGLGANEVTQAVGYAVILFLVVVLARLVWVYPAAFLPRLLSARIREREENPTWKGALVTGWAGMRGVVSLAIAFSVPLTVHGGHPFPQRNLILFLTFTTVIGTLVIQGLSLPPLIRALRFPPRDPRADTLAEANAQAQASRAAENRLEELLTDERNALPAPLADRLRAVMERRRDAVWERLGQANPVTGESVDDTYRRLSREMISAERDVFVRLRDHRYIDDEMLRALLRRLDLEEAAAYREVA from the coding sequence ATGGACGTGATGCCGCTCCTTTTGCTGGTGGCGGGGAGCGCCGCCGTCGCGGGGATCGCCCGGCGCGGGCCCGTACCCGCGCCGCTGCTCCTGGTCGGTGTCGGCCTCGTCGCGTCCTACGTGCCCGGCGTCCCCGACTACACCCTCGACCCCGAGGTCGTCCTCCCGCTGCTGCTGCCCCCGCTGCTGTACACCTCCGCCAGCGACAGCTCCTACCTCGACCTGCGCGCCCAGGTACGCCCGGTGGCCCTGCTGTCGGTCGGGTACGTCCTCTTCGCCACCGTCGTGGTCGGCTGGGTCGCGCATCTGATCATCCCCGGCCTGCCGCTGACCGCCGCGCTGGTACTGGGCGCGGTGGTGGCGCCGCCCGACGCGGTCGCCGCCACAGCTGTCGCCCGCCGGCTCGGACTGCCGTCCCGGATCACCACGATCCTCCAGGGCGAGTCCCTCCTGAACGACGCCACCGCCATCACCGCGTACAAGGTCGCGCTCGCCGCCGCCATCGGGGAGGGCGCCACCTGGGCGGGCGGGCTGCTCGAATTCCTCATCGCCGCGGTCGGTGGCGTCGGTGTCGGCCTGGTCCTGATGGCACCCCTGCACTGGCTGCGCACGCATCTGCGTGAGCCCCTGCTCCTGAACACGCTGTCCCTGCTCATCCCGTTCGTCGCCTACAGCGTCGCCGAGCAGTTCCACGCCTCCGGGGTGCTCGCGGTCGTGGTCGTCGCGCTCTACCTCGGGCACCGCGCGTGGGAGGTCGACTTCGCCACCCGGCTCCAGGAGGAGGCGGTGTGGAAGATGGTCGCCTTCATCCTGGAGTCCGCCGTCTTCGCCCTGATCGGCCTCCAGCTCCGCGTCGTCGTCGAGGGGCTCGGCGCGAACGAGGTCACCCAGGCCGTCGGATACGCCGTGATCCTCTTCCTGGTCGTCGTCCTGGCCCGGCTCGTCTGGGTCTACCCCGCCGCCTTCCTGCCCCGCCTGCTCTCCGCCAGGATCCGGGAACGCGAGGAGAACCCCACCTGGAAGGGCGCGCTGGTCACCGGCTGGGCCGGGATGCGCGGCGTGGTCTCCCTCGCCATCGCCTTCTCCGTCCCGCTCACCGTGCACGGCGGCCACCCCTTCCCCCAGCGCAACCTGATCCTCTTCCTGACCTTCACCACGGTCATCGGCACCCTGGTCATCCAGGGCCTGAGCCTGCCCCCGCTGATCCGCGCCCTCCGCTTCCCGCCCCGCGACCCGCGCGCGGACACCCTCGCCGAGGCCAACGCGCAGGCCCAGGCGTCCCGCGCGGCCGAGAACCGGCTCGAAGAACTCCTCACCGACGAGCGCAACGCGCTACCCGCCCCGCTCGCCGACCGGCTCCGCGCGGTCATGGAGCGCCGCCGCGACGCCGTCTGGGAACGCCTCGGCCAGGCCAACCCCGTCACCGGCGAGTCGGTGGACGACACCTACCGCCGGCTGTCCCGCGAGATGATCAGCGCCGAACGCGACGTCTTCGTCCGCCTGCGCGACCACCGCTACATCGACGACGAGATGCTCCGCGCCCTGCTGCGCCGGCTCGACCTGGAGGAGGCGGCCGCGTACCGGGAAGTGGCCTAA
- a CDS encoding UBP-type zinc finger domain-containing protein: MKQCTHVDVLPLPEPGPLSETCLECLADGTDPVQLRLCLTCGHVACCDSSPNRHATKHHGDSGHPVMRTFEPGDDWRWCFVDHVLV; encoded by the coding sequence ATGAAACAGTGCACGCACGTCGATGTGCTGCCGCTCCCGGAACCGGGCCCTTTGAGCGAGACGTGCCTGGAGTGTCTCGCGGACGGCACGGACCCGGTGCAGTTGCGCCTCTGCCTCACCTGCGGCCATGTCGCGTGCTGCGACTCCTCGCCGAACCGGCACGCGACGAAGCACCACGGCGACTCGGGTCATCCGGTGATGCGGACGTTCGAACCCGGAGACGACTGGCGGTGGTGTTTCGTGGACCACGTACTCGTGTGA
- a CDS encoding anti-sigma regulatory factor yields MSQIAGEPTANQDFVEVRLPAAGAYLSVLRTATAGLAARLDFTLDEIEDLRIAVDEACAILLQQAVPGSVLSCVFRLVDDSLEVTVSAPTTDGHAPSRDTFAWTVLSALAGKVSSAVDEDRTVSISLYKQRGAGPGPA; encoded by the coding sequence GTGTCCCAGATCGCAGGCGAGCCCACGGCGAACCAGGACTTCGTGGAAGTCCGGCTGCCGGCCGCGGGTGCCTACCTGTCGGTGCTGCGGACGGCCACGGCCGGTCTGGCGGCCCGCTTGGACTTCACCCTGGACGAGATCGAGGACCTGCGCATCGCGGTCGACGAGGCCTGCGCGATCCTGCTCCAGCAGGCCGTGCCGGGCTCCGTCCTGAGCTGCGTCTTCCGGCTCGTCGACGACTCGCTGGAGGTCACGGTGTCCGCTCCGACCACCGACGGCCACGCCCCGTCGCGCGACACGTTCGCCTGGACCGTACTGTCGGCCCTGGCGGGCAAGGTGTCGTCCGCCGTCGACGAGGACCGGACCGTGTCGATCAGCCTCTACAAACAGCGCGGCGCGGGCCCCGGCCCGGCGTGA